One part of the Microvirga sp. TS319 genome encodes these proteins:
- a CDS encoding cytochrome c oxidase assembly protein codes for MMAALEGTYCGPAPLPADIWLRWNLDPALLLVLGLLALAAGRNRAGALAMVVLAVAFVSPLCALSAALFSARVVHHVLLVAVAAPLLALAWPGRRPRSPVVPLLVATVVLWAWHWPRAYDLALSNVAAYWAMQATLLGSALVFWRAVIHPEQALGVGLLGVLGGYMQMALLGALLTFAPRALYAIHAVAPLDWGFTPLGDQQLGGLIMWVPAGLPFAAWGAVVARRGWHTMAQGLA; via the coding sequence ATGATGGCGGCGCTGGAGGGGACATATTGCGGCCCGGCGCCTCTTCCGGCGGACATCTGGTTGCGCTGGAATCTCGACCCGGCGCTGCTCCTGGTGCTTGGGCTCCTGGCCCTCGCAGCAGGGCGGAACAGAGCGGGGGCGCTCGCCATGGTCGTGCTGGCAGTCGCCTTCGTGTCGCCGCTCTGCGCGCTCTCGGCGGCGCTGTTTTCGGCGCGGGTCGTGCACCATGTCCTGCTCGTGGCGGTGGCCGCTCCGCTCCTTGCGCTCGCCTGGCCGGGGCGCAGGCCGAGATCTCCGGTGGTGCCGCTCCTCGTCGCGACGGTAGTCCTCTGGGCCTGGCACTGGCCTCGGGCCTACGATCTGGCGCTGTCGAACGTGGCGGCCTATTGGGCGATGCAGGCGACGCTCCTCGGCTCGGCCCTCGTCTTCTGGCGGGCTGTCATCCATCCGGAACAGGCGCTGGGCGTGGGCCTCCTCGGGGTGTTGGGAGGCTATATGCAGATGGCGCTCCTCGGGGCGCTCCTCACCTTCGCGCCCCGGGCGCTCTATGCAATCCACGCGGTCGCGCCTCTGGACTGGGGCTTCACGCCGCTCGGCGATCAGCAACTGGGCGGGCTCATCATGTGGGTCCCGGCCGGCCTCCCCTTCGCGGCCTGGGGAGCTGTCGTTGCACGTCGGGGATGGCACACGATGGCGCAAGGACTCGCATGA